A section of the Labilithrix sp. genome encodes:
- a CDS encoding HEAT repeat domain-containing protein, whose amino-acid sequence MRSRLCLGLLFALSLAPASAEALVWPDVPERVERGLSSPDPATRRIAARDLASLGGARATPLVLKAMNDGDVDVRLAAAQSAIRLRVQGATDIAITWLGERETRLRVAACEVAHAMPNPRAVQPVARALGDSDQQVRFACADALGSSGSAEAIAPLAAKLDDPTPNVRVQVARALARLGDARAVVPLVGKVQDSVPDVRQAVVRALGDLGDGRATQALLLALRDNVAEVRIEALAALGRLRAPEAALAIAPLALDRNLGVRQSALVALGRIGTPNAVKALIQALGTQEDATAGLERTPVRDALVSAGQPAAVELTALLDRPITPAVATSAAWVLGELRSTASAPAIVAALRKGTLPPAAALRALTGCGSAAEVPVVLEYVSDPSPQAREEALKAATALLDPAKPDGRAVEPLAATLNNPRTSPRERAAVATLLGRTGAPRAATELVGLVSAKDETLRLAAIDALGALGGAASVQEQADDALVPLLADTEPAVRLHAAVAIAASGGAKARKLLLAKLDGGEELDRYALFTALGGVLERVPEENAARRVLRELGVAAGPERDAVIEAAGRARLPSMAGALATAAKTTDVDDRRAIATMLAAHPGAIATARALASDPDPGVRANAAWALGAIGDASTIGFLDTLLRAGDADTAANAAAAIGRVGRRAGADEATRALCNGLADGRAAVRANALSGLAALKRRCGDGRAERKLLADDPHELVRAGAARALGAAPVGDDRAVVDRCAVADRSAEVARLCRPRTTPATASTKTHAVTVFVVGEAERGRDAEASRIRARAPYVLQYEDGMLRTGAADRRGATVDPTAPEGTLTLRRAL is encoded by the coding sequence GTGCGCTCGCGGCTCTGCCTCGGTCTCCTCTTCGCGCTGTCGCTCGCGCCGGCCTCGGCGGAGGCGCTCGTCTGGCCCGACGTTCCGGAGCGGGTCGAGCGCGGGCTCTCGTCGCCGGATCCCGCGACGCGCCGGATCGCGGCGCGCGATCTCGCGAGCCTCGGCGGCGCGCGCGCGACGCCGCTCGTGCTGAAGGCAATGAACGACGGCGACGTCGACGTGCGCCTCGCCGCGGCGCAGTCGGCGATCCGCCTCCGCGTCCAGGGCGCGACCGACATCGCGATCACGTGGCTCGGCGAGCGCGAGACGCGCCTCCGCGTCGCGGCGTGCGAGGTCGCGCACGCGATGCCGAACCCGCGCGCGGTGCAGCCGGTCGCGCGCGCGCTCGGCGACTCCGATCAGCAGGTGCGCTTCGCCTGCGCCGACGCGCTCGGCTCGTCGGGATCGGCGGAGGCGATCGCGCCGCTCGCGGCCAAGCTCGACGATCCGACGCCGAACGTGCGGGTGCAGGTCGCGCGCGCGCTCGCGCGGCTCGGCGACGCGCGCGCGGTGGTGCCGCTCGTCGGCAAGGTGCAGGACTCGGTGCCGGACGTGCGGCAGGCGGTGGTGCGCGCGCTCGGCGATCTCGGCGACGGGCGCGCGACGCAGGCGCTCTTGCTCGCGCTGCGCGACAACGTCGCGGAGGTGCGGATCGAGGCGCTCGCGGCGCTCGGCCGCCTCCGGGCGCCGGAGGCGGCGCTCGCGATCGCGCCGCTCGCGCTCGATCGCAACCTCGGCGTCCGGCAGTCCGCGCTCGTCGCGCTCGGCCGCATCGGCACGCCGAACGCGGTGAAGGCGCTGATCCAGGCGCTCGGCACGCAGGAGGACGCGACGGCGGGGCTCGAGCGCACGCCGGTGCGCGACGCGCTCGTGTCGGCGGGGCAGCCCGCGGCGGTGGAGCTCACCGCGCTCCTCGATCGTCCGATCACGCCCGCGGTGGCGACGTCGGCGGCCTGGGTCCTCGGCGAGCTCCGCTCGACGGCGAGCGCGCCCGCGATCGTCGCCGCGCTCCGCAAGGGCACCTTGCCGCCGGCGGCCGCGCTCCGCGCGCTCACGGGGTGCGGGTCCGCGGCCGAGGTGCCGGTCGTGCTCGAGTACGTCTCCGATCCGAGCCCGCAGGCGCGCGAAGAGGCGCTGAAGGCGGCGACGGCGCTGCTCGATCCGGCGAAACCGGACGGGCGCGCGGTCGAGCCGCTCGCGGCGACGCTCAACAACCCGCGCACGTCGCCGCGCGAGCGCGCCGCGGTCGCGACGTTGCTCGGCCGCACGGGCGCGCCGCGCGCCGCGACCGAGCTCGTCGGCCTCGTGAGCGCGAAGGACGAGACGCTGCGGCTCGCCGCGATCGACGCGCTCGGCGCGCTCGGCGGCGCCGCGAGCGTGCAGGAGCAGGCCGACGACGCGCTCGTGCCGCTCCTCGCCGACACCGAGCCCGCGGTCCGCCTCCACGCCGCGGTCGCGATCGCGGCGAGCGGCGGCGCGAAGGCGCGGAAGCTCCTCCTCGCGAAGCTCGACGGCGGAGAGGAGCTCGATCGCTACGCGCTCTTCACCGCGCTCGGCGGCGTGCTCGAGCGTGTGCCGGAGGAGAACGCGGCGCGCCGTGTCCTCCGGGAGCTGGGGGTCGCGGCGGGGCCGGAGCGCGACGCGGTGATCGAGGCCGCGGGCCGCGCGCGCCTGCCGAGCATGGCCGGCGCGCTCGCGACGGCGGCGAAGACGACCGACGTCGACGATCGCCGCGCGATCGCGACGATGCTGGCCGCGCACCCGGGCGCGATCGCGACCGCGCGCGCGCTCGCGTCCGATCCCGATCCCGGCGTCCGCGCGAACGCGGCCTGGGCGCTCGGCGCGATCGGAGACGCGAGCACGATCGGCTTCCTCGACACGCTGCTCCGCGCCGGCGACGCCGACACCGCCGCCAACGCCGCGGCCGCGATCGGCCGCGTCGGCCGCCGCGCCGGCGCCGACGAAGCGACACGTGCACTCTGCAACGGTCTCGCCGACGGCCGCGCCGCGGTGCGCGCGAACGCGCTCTCGGGCCTCGCCGCGCTGAAGCGGCGCTGCGGCGACGGCCGCGCGGAGCGGAAGCTCCTCGCGGACGATCCACACGAGCTCGTGCGCGCGGGCGCAGCGCGCGCGCTCGGCGCGGCGCCGGTGGGGGACGATCGCGCCGTGGTCGATCGTTGCGCCGTCGCCGACCGCAGCGCCGAGGTCGCGCGCCTCTGCCGCCCACGCACGACGCCGGCGACCGCGTCGACGAAGACACACGCGGTCACGGTCTTCGTCGTCGGCGAGGCGGAGCGGGGCCGCGACGCAGAGGCATCCCGCATCCGCGCACGCGCGCCCTACGTGCTGCAATACGAGGACGGCATGCTCCGCACCGGCGCCGCCGACCGCCGCGGCGCCACAGTCGACCCCACCGCCCCAGAGGGCACCCTGACCCTCCGCCGCGCGCTCTGA
- a CDS encoding alpha-E domain-containing protein: MLSRVADAIYWMNRYVERAENVARFVDVNLHLALDFPEAGEQWEPLVATTGDNELFRKKYGEGHATRDNVLDFLTFDRESPNSIVSCLQLARENARSVREIISSEMWEQVNHAYLMVTEAARTKAALDTPHDFFTEVKQASHQFVGTTYLTMSHTEAWHFGRLGRLLERADKTSRILDVKYFLLLPQPSDVGTTLDALHWSALLRSASAFEMFRKKFHTITPNKVVEYLLLDRKFPRSVFYCLSKAERSLHAITGAQMGTWTNGAERELGRLNSELSYADTREILGRGLHEYIDNLQQRLNYVGQSVFETFFAMKEVDPDETRSRPPPPLSSTGLGDA; this comes from the coding sequence ATGCTGAGCCGTGTCGCGGACGCGATCTACTGGATGAACCGCTACGTCGAGCGGGCGGAGAACGTCGCGCGCTTCGTCGACGTGAACCTCCACCTCGCGCTCGATTTCCCGGAGGCGGGGGAGCAGTGGGAGCCGCTCGTCGCGACGACGGGGGACAACGAGCTCTTTCGGAAGAAGTACGGCGAGGGTCACGCGACGCGCGACAACGTCCTCGACTTCCTGACGTTCGATCGCGAGAGCCCGAACTCGATCGTCTCCTGCCTCCAGCTCGCGCGCGAGAACGCGCGCTCGGTGCGCGAGATCATCTCCTCGGAGATGTGGGAGCAGGTCAATCACGCCTACCTCATGGTCACGGAGGCGGCGCGCACGAAGGCGGCGCTCGACACGCCGCACGACTTCTTCACCGAGGTGAAGCAGGCGTCGCATCAGTTCGTCGGCACGACCTACCTCACGATGAGCCACACCGAGGCGTGGCACTTCGGGCGCCTCGGGCGGCTGCTCGAGCGCGCGGACAAGACGTCGCGCATCCTCGACGTGAAGTACTTCCTGCTCCTGCCGCAGCCGTCCGACGTGGGGACGACGCTCGACGCGCTCCACTGGAGCGCGCTCCTCCGCTCGGCGTCGGCGTTCGAGATGTTCCGGAAGAAGTTCCACACCATCACGCCGAACAAGGTCGTCGAGTACCTCCTCCTCGATCGCAAGTTCCCGCGCTCCGTCTTCTATTGCCTGAGCAAGGCGGAGCGCTCGCTCCACGCGATCACCGGCGCGCAGATGGGCACCTGGACGAACGGCGCGGAGCGCGAGCTCGGCCGCCTCAACTCGGAGCTCTCGTACGCCGACACGCGCGAGATCCTCGGGCGCGGCCTCCACGAGTACATCGACAACCTCCAGCAGCGCCTGAACTACGTCGGCCAGTCGGTCTTCGAGACGTTCTTCGCGATGAAGGAGGTCGATCCCGACGAGACCCGCTCGCGCCCGCCGCCCCCGCTCTCCAGCACCGGCCTCGGCGACGCCTGA
- a CDS encoding circularly permuted type 2 ATP-grasp protein encodes MFEDPKTPRPSASLLAQRLGALDPVELRQRQIAAERALLMRGITFNVYGDAAGTEKIFPFDIIPRVIGASDWRTIERGLKQRVRALNLFIGDIYGARKIIKDGIVPESLVLSASSYLPACNGIRPPKDIFCHVVGTDLVRDRDGQFYVLEDNLRCPSGVSYVLENRQVMKRTFPQIFDQLRVRPVDLYPTKLLETLQHVGANGSPTVVVLTPGVYNSAYFEHSFLAQQMGVELVEGRDLVVRDDRVYMRTTRGFQRVDVIYRRIDDVFLDPKAFRPDSLLGVPGLVDVYRAGKVALANAPGNGVADDKVVYAYVPKMIEYYLGEKAILPNVPTYMCEDPKDLAHVVANIGDLVVKAANESGGYGMLVGPQASKAEQEDFKLKVQKNPRNYIAQPMLGLSRVPTIVDDAIEGRHVDLRPYVLYGDDIFVLPGGLTRVALRKGSCVVNSSQGGGSKDTWVLAEGDSLSPPPGPVATNGQSQSQGS; translated from the coding sequence ATGTTCGAAGATCCGAAGACTCCCCGCCCCTCCGCGAGCCTCCTCGCCCAGCGCCTCGGCGCCCTCGACCCCGTCGAGCTCCGCCAGCGCCAGATCGCCGCAGAGCGGGCGCTCCTCATGCGCGGGATCACTTTCAACGTTTATGGCGATGCTGCCGGAACGGAGAAGATCTTCCCGTTCGACATCATCCCGCGCGTCATCGGCGCGAGCGACTGGCGCACGATCGAGCGCGGCCTCAAGCAGCGCGTGCGCGCGCTGAACCTCTTCATCGGCGACATCTACGGCGCGCGGAAGATCATCAAGGACGGGATCGTCCCCGAGTCGCTCGTCCTCTCCGCCTCGAGCTACCTCCCGGCCTGCAACGGCATCCGCCCGCCGAAGGACATCTTCTGTCACGTCGTCGGCACCGATCTCGTCCGCGATCGCGACGGGCAGTTCTACGTGCTGGAGGACAACCTGCGCTGCCCGTCCGGCGTCTCGTACGTGCTCGAGAACCGGCAGGTGATGAAGCGCACGTTCCCGCAGATCTTCGATCAGCTCCGCGTCCGCCCGGTCGACCTCTACCCGACCAAGCTCCTCGAGACGCTGCAGCACGTCGGCGCGAACGGCTCGCCCACCGTCGTCGTCCTCACGCCGGGAGTCTACAACTCGGCCTACTTCGAGCACTCCTTCCTCGCGCAGCAGATGGGCGTCGAGCTCGTGGAGGGCCGCGACCTCGTGGTGCGCGACGACCGCGTCTACATGCGCACGACGCGCGGGTTCCAGCGCGTCGACGTCATCTACCGCCGCATCGACGACGTCTTCCTCGATCCGAAGGCGTTCCGCCCGGACTCGCTCCTCGGGGTGCCGGGTCTCGTCGACGTGTACCGCGCGGGCAAGGTCGCGCTCGCGAACGCGCCGGGCAACGGCGTCGCCGACGACAAGGTCGTCTACGCCTACGTGCCGAAGATGATCGAGTACTACCTCGGCGAAAAGGCGATCCTGCCGAACGTGCCGACGTACATGTGCGAAGACCCGAAGGACCTCGCGCACGTCGTCGCGAACATCGGCGACCTCGTCGTGAAGGCGGCGAACGAGTCCGGCGGCTACGGCATGCTCGTCGGCCCGCAGGCCTCGAAGGCGGAGCAGGAAGACTTCAAGCTGAAGGTGCAGAAGAACCCGCGCAACTACATCGCGCAGCCGATGCTCGGCCTCTCGCGCGTGCCGACCATCGTCGACGACGCGATCGAAGGCCGTCACGTCGACCTCCGTCCGTACGTGCTCTACGGCGACGACATCTTCGTCCTCCCGGGCGGCCTCACCCGCGTCGCGCTCCGCAAGGGCTCGTGCGTCGTGAACTCGTCGCAGGGCGGCGGGAGCAAGGACACGTGGGTGCTCGCCGAGGGCGACTCGCTCTCGCCGCCGCCGGGGCCGGTCGCGACGAACGGCCAATCGCAGTCGCAGGGGTCTTGA
- a CDS encoding serine/threonine protein kinase, whose translation MAQLGKYQLVAEIARGGMGIVYLAVARGPARFNKLLVVKQLKPELVEDTTFLEMFLEEARLAARLSHPNIVQTYEIGNDDNRHYMVMDYLEGVTLARVLKKKKESFTLAMHLRILCEALQGLHHAHTLTDFDNTPLGIVHRDATPQNLFVTFDGQVKVVDFGIAKALDSSLETKTGVLKGKPSYMAPEQIAGDVDPRSDVFTAGVMIWEAVAGRRMWARQSDVEILTHIIKGEVPSLATEVPDAPAELVRIVEKALKKSRDERYESAASLQEDLEKYLTASGMNVSLREIGKVVAEIFAGEREQIRGTIEKHLASIAAGKEAEQTRLPSIRPPVSGEGNTPAGQHTSEPSIPSSPTGGKTPAGTELPSTPVAASAAPAAPGGRMRTFVVAAIVAVVAIGGTAVAMRSKDPGPVASPTPPPPAPTEAPVVERKTAPQPAGPTTHEVAVKALPKTSVLSIDGVEVSNPVTRRCEHGRSFTVHVSAGGHVSQDRTLSCDKDQSVEIALTSAPIGYVPPKPKPATPSAPVASVPAAPEPKATDVGPQGGAKPNRPIDTASPYK comes from the coding sequence GTGGCCCAACTCGGCAAGTACCAGCTCGTCGCGGAGATCGCGCGCGGAGGCATGGGCATCGTGTACCTCGCGGTCGCCCGCGGGCCCGCGCGCTTCAACAAGCTCCTCGTCGTGAAGCAGCTCAAGCCGGAGCTCGTCGAGGACACGACCTTCCTCGAGATGTTCCTCGAGGAGGCGCGGCTCGCGGCGCGGCTCAGCCACCCCAACATCGTCCAGACCTACGAGATCGGCAACGACGACAACCGTCACTACATGGTCATGGACTACCTCGAGGGCGTCACCCTCGCGCGGGTCCTCAAGAAGAAGAAGGAGTCGTTCACGCTCGCGATGCACCTGCGCATCCTCTGTGAGGCGCTGCAGGGGCTGCACCACGCGCACACGCTGACCGACTTCGACAACACGCCGCTCGGGATCGTCCATCGCGACGCGACCCCGCAGAACCTCTTCGTGACGTTCGACGGGCAGGTGAAGGTCGTCGACTTCGGCATCGCGAAGGCGCTCGACTCGAGCCTCGAGACCAAGACCGGCGTGCTCAAGGGCAAGCCTTCGTACATGGCGCCCGAGCAGATCGCGGGCGACGTCGATCCGCGCTCGGACGTGTTCACGGCCGGCGTGATGATCTGGGAGGCGGTCGCCGGCCGCCGGATGTGGGCGCGGCAGAGCGACGTCGAGATCCTCACCCACATCATCAAGGGTGAGGTCCCGTCGCTCGCGACGGAGGTGCCGGACGCGCCCGCCGAGCTCGTCCGCATCGTCGAGAAGGCGCTCAAGAAGTCGCGCGACGAGCGCTACGAGAGCGCGGCCTCGCTCCAGGAGGACCTCGAGAAGTACCTCACCGCCAGCGGCATGAACGTCTCGCTCCGCGAGATCGGGAAGGTCGTCGCCGAGATCTTCGCGGGCGAGCGCGAGCAGATCCGGGGGACGATCGAGAAGCACCTCGCCTCCATCGCGGCGGGCAAGGAGGCGGAGCAGACGCGCCTCCCCAGCATTCGCCCGCCGGTGTCCGGCGAAGGCAACACTCCCGCGGGCCAGCACACGAGCGAGCCGTCGATCCCGAGCTCGCCGACGGGCGGCAAGACGCCGGCCGGTACGGAGCTGCCGTCGACGCCGGTCGCGGCGAGCGCGGCGCCGGCCGCGCCGGGAGGGCGAATGCGGACCTTCGTCGTGGCCGCGATCGTCGCCGTCGTCGCGATCGGCGGGACCGCGGTCGCGATGCGCTCGAAGGACCCCGGCCCGGTCGCGTCGCCGACCCCGCCGCCTCCCGCGCCGACGGAGGCGCCGGTCGTCGAGCGGAAGACCGCGCCGCAGCCGGCGGGGCCGACGACGCACGAGGTCGCGGTGAAGGCGCTCCCGAAGACGTCGGTCCTCTCGATCGACGGCGTCGAGGTCTCGAACCCGGTGACGCGACGCTGCGAGCACGGGCGCTCGTTCACCGTTCACGTCTCCGCCGGCGGGCACGTGAGCCAGGACCGCACGCTCTCGTGCGACAAGGATCAATCGGTCGAAATCGCGCTGACGTCCGCGCCGATCGGCTATGTACCGCCGAAGCCGAAGCCGGCGACGCCCTCCGCGCCCGTCGCCTCCGTCCCGGCCGCTCCGGAGCCGAAGGCGACCGACGTAGGTCCGCAAGGCGGCGCCAAGCCCAATCGACCCATCGACACCGCGAGCCCATACAAATGA
- a CDS encoding DUF4159 domain-containing protein: protein MKRAALLSFALAVVVLVAALPRPAKAFGDVGAFDPRGLLAGGTTGPARASAGARWSWELVQRTSAPARLKPTNVRADDPAVVDAPFLWWSGDTALSPLTPGEIAGLRKFFALGGVLLVDDAGVADDSSSESPKPSAFGRTARTEIARVLPDTSPIPLAADHVLFKSYYLLKRAEGRVAGPKTLDAIVRGGQTQVVFSAHDLGGALARGATGAWENPVVPGGDLQRERAIRLAVNVAMYVLCSNYKDDQVHAPFLMRRRAGALIP from the coding sequence ATGAAACGCGCGGCCCTCCTGTCCTTTGCGCTCGCCGTCGTCGTGCTCGTCGCCGCCCTCCCGCGGCCGGCCAAGGCCTTCGGCGACGTGGGGGCGTTCGATCCGCGCGGGCTCCTCGCCGGCGGGACGACGGGGCCGGCCCGCGCCTCGGCCGGCGCCCGCTGGTCGTGGGAGCTCGTGCAAAGGACGAGCGCGCCCGCGCGTCTGAAGCCCACCAACGTGCGCGCGGACGATCCGGCCGTCGTCGACGCTCCCTTCCTCTGGTGGAGCGGCGACACGGCGCTCTCTCCCCTCACCCCGGGCGAGATCGCGGGCCTCCGGAAGTTCTTCGCGCTCGGCGGCGTCCTCCTCGTCGACGACGCCGGCGTGGCGGACGACTCGAGCTCGGAGTCGCCCAAGCCCAGCGCGTTCGGGCGCACCGCGCGCACCGAGATCGCGCGCGTCCTCCCCGACACGAGCCCGATCCCGCTCGCGGCCGACCACGTCCTCTTCAAGTCGTACTACCTGCTCAAGCGCGCGGAGGGCCGCGTCGCGGGGCCGAAGACGCTCGACGCGATCGTCCGCGGCGGTCAGACCCAGGTCGTGTTCTCGGCCCACGATCTCGGCGGCGCGCTCGCGCGCGGCGCGACCGGGGCGTGGGAGAACCCCGTCGTCCCCGGCGGCGACCTCCAGCGCGAGCGCGCGATCCGCCTCGCCGTGAACGTCGCGATGTACGTGCTCTGCTCGAACTACAAAGACGATCAGGTCCACGCCCCCTTCCTCATGCGCCGCCGCGCCGGTGCGCTGATCCCCTGA